In one Cardinium endosymbiont of Dermatophagoides farinae genomic region, the following are encoded:
- the ltrA gene encoding group II intron reverse transcriptase/maturase: MITCLYSVSAPTDNSQAWHQLPWKKCQKVVMRLQRRIVKAVQKGRWGKVKALQHLLTRSFSGKALAVKRVTENQGKRTSGIDRQLWSTDKTKFQGIKQLKQRGYKASPLKRIYISKSNGKRRPLGIPTMRDRAMQALYLFALEPIAETTSDRNSYGFRPKRSCADAIQASHILLAADKRPKWILEGDIKGCFDNINHEWLIKHIPIEKRILNNWLKAGFLESKTLYQTTVGTPQGGIISPVLANLTLDGLERLLEERFGKIGSTKRARLRSGVIIIRYADDFIISGNTREILEDEVKPLISSFLSERGLTLSEEKTKITHVNAGFDFLGCNVRKYNKKLIIKPSKEGIKNILKKARTLIKANRANTQAIIIKLLNPILRGWGNYYRHVCAKQAFSKIDHEVMQSLWRWAKRRHPCKGLRWIKNRYFKIRGSRQWVFASSIAGNQSKEMRLLKLSDIPIRRHVKIRADANPLDIRWKKYFEERATRTKILRSSFSKENSLLLVSPQKKLNHDGQAGSRTTGLR; encoded by the coding sequence ATGATTACATGTTTATATAGCGTAAGTGCACCTACCGATAACTCCCAAGCATGGCACCAGCTACCCTGGAAAAAATGCCAAAAAGTTGTTATGCGGCTACAAAGACGTATTGTTAAGGCGGTCCAAAAAGGAAGATGGGGTAAGGTAAAAGCCTTACAACATCTTTTAACACGGTCTTTTAGTGGCAAAGCTTTGGCCGTTAAGAGAGTGACGGAAAATCAAGGCAAAAGGACATCAGGCATAGATCGTCAATTATGGTCGACTGACAAGACTAAATTTCAAGGCATAAAACAATTAAAACAGAGAGGATACAAAGCTTCTCCGCTAAAACGGATCTACATTAGTAAATCCAATGGCAAAAGAAGACCTCTTGGAATACCCACGATGCGTGACAGAGCTATGCAAGCATTATATTTGTTTGCACTGGAACCGATAGCTGAAACAACCAGTGATCGAAATTCCTATGGCTTTAGACCGAAAAGATCCTGCGCAGACGCTATCCAAGCGAGTCATATACTACTTGCAGCGGACAAGCGTCCAAAATGGATACTAGAGGGCGACATCAAAGGCTGTTTTGATAATATTAACCACGAATGGCTTATTAAACACATCCCTATAGAAAAACGGATACTTAATAACTGGTTAAAAGCCGGTTTCCTAGAATCGAAAACACTGTACCAGACAACGGTAGGCACCCCGCAAGGCGGTATTATCTCTCCGGTACTAGCTAACTTGACCTTAGATGGGCTCGAAAGATTATTAGAAGAACGCTTTGGAAAAATTGGCAGTACAAAAAGAGCAAGACTCAGAAGTGGAGTAATCATAATCCGTTATGCGGACGACTTCATTATTTCAGGAAACACGCGTGAAATACTGGAAGATGAAGTTAAGCCATTAATATCTTCCTTTCTCTCTGAAAGAGGGCTTACCTTATCAGAAGAAAAGACAAAAATTACCCACGTTAATGCAGGGTTTGATTTTCTTGGTTGTAATGTACGCAAATACAATAAGAAACTGATCATAAAACCTTCAAAAGAAGGTATCAAGAACATTCTTAAGAAAGCGCGTACATTAATAAAAGCAAACAGAGCAAATACACAGGCAATAATCATTAAATTACTCAATCCAATATTAAGAGGTTGGGGAAACTATTATCGCCATGTATGCGCTAAGCAAGCTTTTAGTAAAATAGACCATGAAGTTATGCAGTCACTATGGAGATGGGCAAAGAGAAGACATCCATGCAAAGGATTACGTTGGATAAAGAACCGTTATTTTAAGATAAGAGGTTCGCGCCAATGGGTCTTTGCCTCATCTATAGCAGGAAACCAATCAAAGGAAATGCGCTTATTAAAACTAAGCGATATACCTATAAGACGACATGTTAAAATCAGAGCAGATGCAAATCCGCTAGATATAAGATGGAAAAAGTATTTTGAAGAAAGAGCAACTCGTACAAAGATATTGAGGAGCTCATTCTCAAAAGAAAATTCACTACTGCTAGTGTCACCACAAAAGAAGTTAAACCATGACGGACAAGCCGGTTCTAGAACAACAGGACTTAGATAA